TCGActtggttcagacttcagattcAGACCATGCTGCACAGCATGCCCTCCATGCTACGAAATGCACCGATCAAGCGATCACTCCTCGCCGTTGTTGGGGCAGGATTGCAGCTTCGAAAGGCACCGATCACTCCCCTGCGTGACAGGATCAAGCCGCGACGATGGCAAAGCCAATCAGCAGATGATCATTGTACGGAAGGGATTAAAGGCCGAGTCTTTTGCTCTCACCGTTGTGGtatcgagcggcggcggcggcagcgaggtcCGAGGGGGAGGCCGcggggatggagatggagagctGCGTCGCGTCCTCCGCCCCCATCGCCCACGGCCTCGCGTCGCCGCCCTCCCGCGGCCACTCGTCGAAGAAGCGCCGCAGCGGTTTCTcctccgtggcggcggcggcggccggcggcttgTCGAGGCTCAGGTCGGCGCCGAGCGCAAGGTagtgccgccgcctgagctccgCGTCCTGGAGCTCCTTGGACTGCCCGTGGCTGTAGCTGCCCGGGAAGAGTGACGGAGGCGTCGCGTAGTGGGCGTGCGCGTGGGCGTGGGAGTACCTGTGgtaggacggcggcggcgacgccgcgtGGAGGCTGGCGGCGTCGAGGTGGAGCTGGAgagggccggcgggggcgcggccggaggaggcgccgtaatgaagatgatgctgctgctggtggccgaAGGTGGTTGGCGCGGCGtcgggcgcgcggggcggcgagaTGGAGAGCGCGGAGGGGCGgtaggcgccggcggcgggggaggtggcggcggcggaggcgactgCTTCCACAGGCTTTCTTGAACGGCTCTTGCCGCGGTGGATGTGCTTCTCGCAGTACTTGGACTCGCCGTGGGCCTCCCTGGAGCAGCGCCACTTCTTGCCGTCCGTCCGCCGGCACCGCCCGGGCTCCGGGTCCTCCGCCTTCCGCCCGAACGGCGCCCCGGCGCCGTAGCAGCCCCAGTACCCCACTGCGTATGAACGCGCGCATTAGCGCAAAGCGAAACGTGGAACGAGAACTCGACAAGAGAAGAGACATACGGGTCGGCGAGGTCTGGGGCGGGAAGGCGAGGGACGGCGCCGTGTCGACGCCCgtggcgaggcggagcggcaggaCGAGGTCGTGCGGCACGGGCGCGCCGGACGCCATGTACTTGTAGATGAGCGCCTGGTGCTCCAGCTCCTGCCACTGCGACGCCGTGAAcagccgcctcccgccgccgccgccgccgccgtgcccgctcAGCATCATCTCCCTCAAACACGTACGAGGCGTAGCTCGCAACGGAACCGAGCAGCGCTGCTGAGGACAGAGGACAGCGGCGCCGGGAGGGAGCTCACTCAGCGACGATGGAGACGAAACGGAGGGAGTTTAATACTAGTCTCCTCCAGGTTTGTGGTGTGGTGTCAGTCAAGGGCGAGGGGGAGCCGGGTGCGGGCTCGGGAACGGGAAGACGTGCCCGTATCATCATCCGCCATGATGCATATGGCGGGTGTCAGCGCAGGCTGGCAGAGGGGGGGCAGGCGTGCGATTTGGCTGGGATTCAAGGTGAgctgctgccgcctgccgccctGCTGATGAGGTGGTGGCGCAGAGGATGGGTCACTTCGGCCAGTGTTCGCGTCAGGCGCGGCGCAGGACAGGGCAGGGCAGAGTGCGCGCTGCAGAATCTGCGTGCGCTGCAGGGCTCGgcagccgctgccgcgcccTGCAGCGGCATCGCCAGCAGCGggagcagcaggcagcagctgcGCAGGCGCTCGGGGCAGGGTCAGGCCGGCTGGCACCTGCTGCTGCGCGCGTGGGTGAGTGCGGAGGGAGGCGCTCCGCGCTCCGGTGGGCTCGGCCTGCTGCGCCAGGGCGCACAGTGCGCTGCGCACCCCGGGCCGGGAGGACTGTACTCGTCTGCTCGAGCCTTTGAaacggagggggaggagaggagaccgGTCTCCAAGCGCACAACAGTGACCTTGGGCTGGTCGGTCAGCGTGACGAGGTGGCGGATGGCTTGGCTCGGCTGGCAAAGGGTGAGGAttcggcggacggcggcgagctgtGCCTGAGCCGCCTGGGCTAGCTCGTAGGCGTACGGGGGTGTTTGATAGcacggactaaattttaaccctgtcacaggaggactaaacataagctaattacaaaattaattgcagaaccctaggttaaattgcgagacgaatctattaagcctaattaatccatcattagcgaatggttactgtagcaccacattatcaaatcatggactaattaggcttaatagattcgtctcgcgatttagcttagaggttgtgtaattagttttgtaattagtctagatttaatactcgtaattagtgtcaaacattcgatgtgacgggatcTAAAATTTAGgtccctcctcccaaacacgtAAGGCTTTGCTCCCTCGCGGCTACCTTGGCACGCCGTGTTCACCAACAGTCACCTGTCGCGGAGACTGTTACATGAGTTGAGGGGCTTTGACCCTCTTTTCCCATTTGAGCACGCTTTCCTCTTCCTGTAGGCCATAGCCCCCAAGAGGGACAGAGTTTCAGCAAGGATCAATGAGTGCTTAGTCTGTTGCTAAGGGCATACAGTTCATTTGATTTCAAGATTGAACATTGAAGATGGCAGGTCTATAATTAAAAAGGAATGGAAGCCAGAGATCAAAATAGGTTACAATGCTCTTGACAAACTAAAGCAGTTCACAAAAGAACTGACAATAGGCCTAGACATATATTCCATGATTAAATCAGTACCCATTCCTGATGAAGACCTTCGCAGCTGCAATTGTTGATATGAAGCTTGGTCTTGGGAGAGATTTTCCCTTCAAGGCAGCTTCTAGCGATATAGGCACCTCGACGGTCAACATCTTGGAACAAACTGTTACCGCTTTTGTTAGCTGTGTCTATGGTTACGACCTCTAGAGCAGGGGCATTCTCCACCGCATGGACTAGGAGCTCAGCTTGCCCTTGTGTCCCTATGAAACCAGAGATGCAAATATTCCTCAGGTGCTTGTATGGACACTTCGGGAGGTTCCTAAGACGCCCTACTTCTGCATTCCCGCGGCCCGTAATGTTGAACTGCAAAGGTTGCAATAAAAGGATGGTGTGATCAATGCTTGCACTCCGTGatggaaaaaaaactaatacATGTGTAAAATATCCCTGATAATAAACAAAGAAGGTGGATAGCAGGTCACCATAACAACAATCACATGCAACAATGGCAGTGGCGATGGATATGCAGACAATGAAAGGGAACaaaggcagtggcgatgcatATGCAGACAATCAAAGGTACAGACACCTTAGCATCTCTAATGGAGAAAGCCAAAACTAGAAGAGTACTTACATGGATCTCCAGCTCTTCGATTAGCGGAGCAGCCCTCAGGAAAGAGGCCAAAGAGAGAATATTGTCCAAATCTTCAGGGGAGTGACGCAACAGCAACTTTAAATGCCTCAGCTGAGGGAACTTGGATGATTTTTCCAGCAACGAAGATGACTGAAATATAAATTTCAAAAAGATGACTGAAATAGAAACCACAAGTCGTGCCAACAGAAAAATGTGAGTATAATGGCTTCAACAAAAATTGTTTGTATAATGACCGAGGTCATGGCTTACAAAGCATTGCTAGAACAAACCTTTAGTCGAAGAGGAACTTGCAGAGTTAGATTTTGTACCCTTGCAAGCATTTTGGGAAGAACATTGAGAGCATGCTCAAAAGTTGTAAAATTAGTAACAGCAATTTCAGCATCTTTCAGTTCCTGTGCTTGAATGGTATGAACAGGAAGCTGCGTTCCATTGTGGATAAAAGTCCTGAGCTTTGCGGCATGTAGTTCGATCTTCGTCATCTTGCAGTGTGCAACACGCAAGTATAGTAGGTGGGACAACGGACGATCAACTATTAACTCATCTTCCAAATCACATCTAGCTATACTCAGCCACTCGAGGTTAGAACAACCTGACAGCATATCTTGAAGGTCCTTTCTATTGACATGCAGCAAGTACAGGTCAAGCCTTTTGAGCTTTGGAAAACCACTGAACTGGGATGGTAACTTGAAAGATACAAAGCTTAGTTGAATTTGCTGCAGACGGGACATGGTTTCCCCATCAAGAAGTTCAAAGGGGAATATATATCGTTCAGTGTGCTCCAAATAATTTTCTGGCACTAAATCAAGAGCTAGATTCTTTGTCCACGATGCTGCTGCAAAACTGACCCAATTGTCCAGATGAATAGGTAGAATTCTGTCGAACTCGACTTTGATCTCGAGGGTTTCAACCACCTTGCCATGGTGCAGTTTCAAGACTCGATTTACATTGTCAATGAACTTCAGAGTACGATACGCCCCTGACATGTATTTTCCATACATTTTACTGCCATCAAACCTTAGTTTTGAGTGAATCATCCATGTGTTTGCCCATTTGCTTGAAAGAACGCTAGACCTTACAGCCTCTTTGAGCTCCAATTTTGAAAATATAATGCACTGCACATCCTGCAGCAAAGTAAAGCAAATTATCATGTTTGCAAATTTAATCTTATACTCAAACACCAGTCTGAAAAGGAGAAATTGGACACACCTCTGGAAGGTCTTCAAACTGAACATCATATTTTCCCTTTTCGCAGATTCGTTTGCGGAACCAAAGATATGATCTCTTTCCTCTGCCAGGATTTTGGGTTAGGGTGGtccaatttaaaaaaaataccacaAAAATAACATGCCAACATACAAGTATATAATTTACTAAAAGCACAATACGGATAATTTAAAATTTGCCTTAACAGAAGCTTTGTACATTGGCCAGCTATTGCATATGCACAGGCCTATTAGGCTGCACTTTGTGGGGTTACATGAGCTGACAAAAACTT
Above is a genomic segment from Setaria viridis chromosome 4, Setaria_viridis_v4.0, whole genome shotgun sequence containing:
- the LOC117851767 gene encoding growth-regulating factor 2, translated to MMLSGHGGGGGGGRRLFTASQWQELEHQALIYKYMASGAPVPHDLVLPLRLATGVDTAPSLAFPPQTSPTLGYWGCYGAGAPFGRKAEDPEPGRCRRTDGKKWRCSREAHGESKYCEKHIHRGKSRSRKPVEAVASAAATSPAAGAYRPSALSISPPRAPDAAPTTFGHQQQHHLHYGASSGRAPAGPLQLHLDAASLHAASPPPSYHRYSHAHAHAHYATPPSLFPGSYSHGQSKELQDAELRRRHYLALGADLSLDKPPAAAAATEEKPLRRFFDEWPREGGDARPWAMGAEDATQLSISIPAASPSDLAAAAAARYHNGE
- the LOC117853287 gene encoding F-box/FBD/LRR-repeat protein At4g00160; this encodes MIHSKLRFDGSKMYGKYMSGAYRTLKFIDNVNRVLKLHHGKVVETLEIKVEFDRILPIHLDNWVSFAAASWTKNLALDLVPENYLEHTERYIFPFELLDGETMSRLQQIQLSFVSFKLPSQFSGFPKLKRLDLYLLHVNRKDLQDMLSGCSNLEWLSIARCDLEDELIVDRPLSHLLYLRVAHCKMTKIELHAAKLRTFIHNGTQLPVHTIQAQELKDAEIAVTNFTTFEHALNVLPKMLARVQNLTLQVPLRLKSSSLLEKSSKFPQLRHLKLLLRHSPEDLDNILSLASFLRAAPLIEELEIHFNITGRGNAEVGRLRNLPKCPYKHLRNICISGFIGTQGQAELLVHAVENAPALEVVTIDTANKSGNSLFQDVDRRGAYIARSCLEGKISPKTKLHINNCSCEGLHQEWVLI